From Synoicihabitans lomoniglobus, the proteins below share one genomic window:
- a CDS encoding glycosyltransferase: MPGRPSNVATVPPRPITIAYLFTTFPQATETFLQREVIAMKEQGLNLRVYSLFGGGGDFAGIAVRKFSMWRLLELIWIIPWVAATRWDVFGVLWRGLWARRAPSWLNFWENMLGAGFAGVFYREFRRDPPDLVHGAWGGAPCTAAWILRRLNGQAFTAAAHAYDIYEHGGDWWLDEKLTEARFIHTSTEMGRASLVARGHDPQRVHVVRRGLAHFPEFKSLRADRSELRLVCIARLVAKKGLDHQMKIYAAMRDASIAFSARIIGEGPERARIETLIREFKLGDRVRLTGHLAQAEVWENLTWADALLHTGVIAASGDRDGLPNVIPEAMAAGVVVLTSPNAATVEAVSHDVSGLVLPEGQPDRWVEAMRRLATDDTQVETLRDAARRWTEENFDAHRNAARLHEHFLNALKS, encoded by the coding sequence GTGCCGGGCAGACCTAGCAACGTCGCGACGGTGCCGCCTCGTCCGATAACCATTGCCTACCTCTTCACGACGTTTCCCCAAGCCACGGAGACGTTTCTTCAGCGCGAAGTGATCGCGATGAAGGAGCAGGGACTGAACCTGCGGGTGTATTCACTTTTTGGCGGCGGCGGCGACTTTGCAGGCATCGCGGTGCGCAAGTTCTCCATGTGGCGCCTGCTGGAATTGATTTGGATCATTCCATGGGTGGCGGCGACGCGGTGGGATGTTTTTGGTGTCCTGTGGCGCGGGCTCTGGGCGCGGCGGGCGCCGAGCTGGCTGAATTTCTGGGAGAACATGCTGGGGGCGGGGTTTGCCGGGGTGTTCTATCGCGAGTTTCGCCGCGACCCGCCGGATCTCGTGCATGGCGCCTGGGGCGGGGCCCCCTGCACGGCGGCATGGATATTACGCCGTCTCAATGGTCAGGCGTTTACGGCGGCGGCGCACGCTTACGATATCTACGAACACGGCGGGGATTGGTGGTTGGATGAAAAACTCACGGAAGCCCGTTTCATTCACACGTCGACAGAGATGGGGCGCGCGTCACTGGTGGCGCGCGGTCATGATCCGCAACGGGTGCACGTGGTGCGGCGCGGGTTGGCCCATTTCCCCGAGTTCAAGTCCCTGCGAGCCGACCGCTCCGAATTGCGCCTGGTCTGCATTGCACGATTGGTGGCTAAAAAAGGCCTCGACCATCAGATGAAAATCTACGCGGCGATGCGCGACGCCAGCATCGCATTTTCGGCTCGGATCATCGGGGAGGGCCCGGAGCGTGCGCGCATCGAAACGCTGATCAGGGAATTCAAATTGGGCGATCGAGTGCGGCTCACCGGCCATTTGGCTCAAGCGGAGGTGTGGGAGAATTTGACCTGGGCGGATGCGCTACTGCACACGGGAGTGATCGCGGCCAGCGGAGACCGCGATGGTTTGCCGAACGTGATTCCCGAGGCGATGGCGGCGGGCGTGGTGGTGTTGACCTCGCCCAATGCAGCGACGGTTGAAGCCGTCAGCCACGACGTGAGTGGCTTGGTGCTGCCGGAGGGTCAACCCGATCGGTGGGTGGAGGCGATGCGACGACTCGCCACGGATGATACGCAGGTTGAAACCTTGCGAGATGCCGCCCGCAGGTGGACGGAAGAAAATTTCGACGCGCATCGCAATGCCGCGAGACTGCACGAACATTTCCTCAACGCCCTGAAATCATGA
- the queG gene encoding tRNA epoxyqueuosine(34) reductase QueG codes for MGLDREALRARLHGFGFDVVRFAAVAGDAPGSDALDDWLEAGRHADMAWIERGAAKRRDPRQVLDGARTMIMLGVNYGGDLPSRDDGQSTGVWARYALNNDYHDTVKPGLVAAGRAIESWAGVTSRDYRYYVDTGPVLERSWATRAGVGFTGKNAMLISREFGNWLFLAAIMTRVEIAPDAPVSARVEAEPVGTLCGNCTRCLDACPTNALPEPGVLDARRCISYQTIENKGIIPRELRTGIGDRIYGCDICAEVCPWNRFAQTARSGLLEARPELAQFSLSEILRLTPEGFAVGFKGTAVKRLKLRGLLRNACIVAANTGARECGPALVDLTRHAEAMVRAHAVWALRVLQTDAPWASLRAMEVDPLVLAEYDAPLEPRSAQA; via the coding sequence ATGGGGCTTGATCGCGAGGCGTTGCGGGCACGGTTGCACGGGTTCGGTTTTGACGTCGTGCGCTTTGCGGCGGTGGCGGGCGATGCTCCCGGCAGCGATGCCTTGGACGATTGGCTGGAGGCGGGGCGTCACGCCGACATGGCGTGGATCGAGCGCGGTGCGGCGAAGCGACGCGACCCCCGGCAGGTGCTCGACGGCGCGCGGACCATGATCATGTTGGGGGTGAATTACGGGGGGGACCTGCCGTCGCGGGATGACGGGCAGTCGACCGGCGTGTGGGCCCGTTACGCGCTGAACAACGACTACCACGATACGGTCAAACCGGGGCTCGTGGCGGCCGGGCGAGCGATCGAATCCTGGGCGGGGGTGACGAGCCGCGACTATCGTTATTATGTGGATACGGGGCCCGTGTTGGAGCGCAGTTGGGCGACCCGCGCGGGGGTGGGATTCACGGGCAAAAACGCGATGCTCATCTCGCGCGAGTTCGGGAATTGGTTGTTTCTCGCGGCGATCATGACCCGGGTCGAGATCGCGCCCGACGCGCCGGTCAGTGCGCGGGTGGAAGCCGAACCCGTGGGCACGCTATGCGGCAATTGCACCCGTTGTCTGGATGCTTGCCCGACGAACGCGTTGCCCGAGCCGGGAGTATTGGATGCGCGAAGATGTATTTCTTATCAGACCATCGAGAACAAAGGTATCATTCCACGGGAGCTGAGGACCGGGATCGGTGACCGCATTTATGGCTGTGATATTTGCGCCGAAGTTTGTCCGTGGAATCGATTCGCGCAAACGGCGCGTTCGGGACTGCTGGAAGCGAGACCGGAACTGGCGCAGTTTTCCCTGTCCGAGATTCTTCGGCTCACGCCGGAGGGCTTCGCGGTCGGATTCAAAGGCACGGCGGTCAAACGGCTCAAACTACGCGGTCTGTTGCGCAATGCGTGTATCGTGGCCGCCAATACCGGGGCGCGGGAGTGCGGGCCGGCGCTCGTGGATTTGACTCGTCATGCCGAAGCCATGGTGCGGGCACACGCGGTCTGGGCCTTGCGAGTTTTGCAGACTGACGCGCCGTGGGCATCGTTGCGCGCGATGGAAGTCGACCCGCTCGTGTTGGCGGAATACGACGCACCGCTCGAGCCACGATCCGCTCAGGCTTGA
- a CDS encoding acyl-CoA thioesterase produces MLESHCSIRVRYAETDMMGIVYHGSYLPWLEVGRTTLLREHGFNYRDMDEAGYRLPVLEVAVKYHRPALYDDEVTIHTVIDELPGLRIKIRYRVLRGEELLVTATTQHAFIDRSGRPVRPPSAFTRGMKAKFQA; encoded by the coding sequence ATGCTCGAATCTCACTGCTCGATCCGCGTCCGCTACGCCGAAACGGACATGATGGGTATCGTCTATCATGGCAGCTACCTGCCGTGGCTGGAGGTGGGGCGCACCACGCTGTTGCGCGAACACGGATTCAACTACCGCGACATGGACGAAGCCGGTTATCGCCTGCCGGTCCTGGAGGTCGCGGTCAAATACCACCGCCCCGCGCTCTACGACGATGAAGTTACGATCCATACCGTGATCGATGAACTCCCGGGGTTGCGCATCAAAATCCGTTACCGTGTGCTCCGGGGCGAGGAGTTGCTGGTCACGGCCACCACCCAGCACGCCTTCATCGACCGGTCCGGTCGGCCCGTCCGCCCGCCCAGCGCATTCACTCGCGGCATGAAGGCCAAGTTTCAAGCCTGA
- a CDS encoding SDR family NAD(P)-dependent oxidoreductase, with product MTVAPPAPAAFVTGASAGLGRAITEKLLREGFVVWGTARDRSRLQETFKDRAQFHPVVLDLQQAEAAVEVYRQARAETPAGFDLVVNNAGYGVFGGFVETPPEVWRRQLDAMLMTNLSLVHQQLADMTGRSRGTLVNVASMATEFPLPYMTAYNVAKAGLSALSESLLIETAGSEVTVIDFRPGDFRTGFNQAMPSSPLLEPSGRSSPRQLSAWRALERHLASAPGAERAADDLWRAIHRGRGGVVRSGNWFQVTLAPLFERLVPLAWARAVRWRYFGLSS from the coding sequence ATGACGGTCGCTCCGCCAGCTCCCGCCGCGTTTGTGACCGGTGCTTCGGCGGGACTCGGCCGCGCCATCACGGAGAAACTGTTGCGGGAAGGTTTTGTGGTATGGGGCACGGCCCGGGATCGCTCGCGCTTGCAGGAGACGTTTAAAGATCGCGCGCAGTTTCATCCCGTGGTGCTGGATCTGCAGCAGGCGGAGGCGGCGGTGGAGGTCTATCGGCAAGCCCGCGCCGAGACTCCGGCGGGCTTTGACCTTGTGGTGAACAACGCCGGTTATGGTGTGTTCGGCGGTTTCGTGGAGACACCGCCCGAGGTGTGGCGACGCCAGCTCGACGCCATGTTGATGACCAACCTGAGTTTGGTCCACCAGCAGTTGGCCGATATGACCGGGCGAAGCCGGGGCACCCTGGTCAATGTTGCCTCCATGGCGACGGAGTTTCCATTGCCGTATATGACGGCCTACAATGTCGCCAAGGCGGGACTGAGCGCTTTGAGCGAAAGTTTGCTAATTGAAACGGCGGGGAGTGAAGTCACGGTCATCGATTTCCGACCGGGTGATTTTCGCACCGGTTTCAACCAAGCCATGCCATCCTCACCCTTGCTCGAACCTTCCGGGCGTTCCAGTCCGCGTCAGCTCTCCGCTTGGCGCGCGTTGGAACGCCATTTGGCGTCGGCGCCGGGGGCCGAACGCGCCGCCGACGATTTGTGGCGGGCGATCCATCGCGGACGCGGGGGAGTCGTGCGTTCCGGAAATTGGTTTCAGGTCACGCTGGCACCACTGTTTGAACGTCTCGTGCCTTTGGCGTGGGCCCGCGCCGTGCGTTGGCGTTATTTCGGACTCAGCTCCTAA
- a CDS encoding glycosyltransferase family 4 protein, with the protein MNTSPSQNTVFLITHEFFPKRGGIATFTGEMARASAALGLNVEVWAQNAPPENDAEWPFPIWRMPLKGTHDLTCQLRLAVQLIRRRRELRNATVYLPEPGPMLTLMLLQRFNTFRPKHLVLTFHGSEVLKFHRNPLIRPLARRLIRYAKRISVLSGYTRDLLLTHFPEARSKILLTPGALRSDFAVVPSSSNGEKSKIIVLTVGRLHPRKGQLITLDALRALAPKFRGLIEYWMVGSTAKEHYEHTLRAAAATCDFPVRFFGDIPDDELSGIYERADIFGMTSVDYGNSVEGFGLVYLEAAAHGLPVVAHSVGGVAEAVADGKTGLLVPPHHPAQLTAAFEKLISDEVLRQRLGSSGRDWARRNNWSHSAKLLFNEELESA; encoded by the coding sequence ATGAATACTTCTCCCTCTCAGAACACCGTTTTTCTTATCACGCACGAATTCTTCCCCAAGCGGGGCGGGATTGCGACGTTCACGGGAGAAATGGCCCGCGCTTCTGCGGCCCTCGGGTTGAACGTGGAGGTATGGGCTCAAAACGCCCCGCCTGAAAACGACGCCGAATGGCCCTTTCCCATTTGGCGGATGCCGTTGAAAGGCACCCACGATCTGACCTGCCAATTGCGACTGGCGGTCCAACTCATTCGCCGCCGCCGGGAACTGCGTAACGCGACGGTGTATCTGCCCGAACCGGGTCCCATGTTGACCCTGATGTTGCTGCAGCGTTTCAACACGTTTCGCCCCAAGCACCTCGTCCTGACATTTCACGGTTCGGAGGTGTTGAAGTTCCATCGCAATCCGTTGATTCGGCCGCTGGCCCGTCGCTTGATCCGCTACGCCAAGCGCATCAGCGTGCTATCCGGCTACACCCGCGACCTGTTGCTGACCCATTTCCCCGAGGCTCGCTCGAAGATCCTGCTCACGCCCGGTGCGCTCCGCTCCGACTTCGCCGTGGTGCCATCATCGTCCAATGGCGAGAAATCGAAAATCATCGTGCTCACGGTGGGCCGCCTGCATCCGCGCAAGGGACAACTCATCACCCTCGACGCGCTGCGAGCCCTGGCCCCCAAATTCCGAGGACTGATCGAGTATTGGATGGTCGGCTCCACCGCGAAGGAACACTACGAACACACCCTGCGCGCCGCCGCCGCCACATGCGATTTCCCGGTCCGCTTCTTCGGCGACATACCCGACGACGAACTGAGCGGAATCTACGAACGGGCGGATATCTTCGGCATGACCAGTGTTGACTATGGCAACAGTGTCGAGGGGTTCGGTCTGGTCTATCTGGAGGCGGCGGCGCACGGGTTGCCCGTGGTGGCGCACTCCGTCGGCGGCGTGGCCGAAGCGGTGGCCGACGGGAAAACCGGACTGCTCGTGCCCCCGCATCATCCGGCGCAATTAACCGCCGCATTTGAAAAACTCATCAGCGACGAAGTGCTGCGGCAACGACTCGGTTCGTCGGGTCGGGATTGGGCCCGACGCAACAATTGGTCACATTCGGCCAAACTCCTCTTCAACGAGGAACTCGAAAGCGCCTGA
- a CDS encoding glycosyltransferase: MENKLRILVLTSSTGGGHDARAQAFAEWCFELYRHGVDVRIEQMLEKSSVVSRSGVNLYNWIQVHMPFLHTFFYTAVEALSYLNRSGVSIGRGYYREVLDEYQPHLVLSVHDCLNRGYFQYARERLGRENVRCATYCGEFSGGWGYSRNWIEPSVDLYVSRTATARDFAVKHGIPVEKTSVRGHLMRPKAVMDVIPAEKRSTYLRKQLGLKANRFTIFLATGTNGANNHMVLLEALKKHHRRVQVIAVCGRNKEIYNELVHWRSNHPKLPLYLDGFSDVVHELMQVSDVIVTRGGTTSCAKALHFGCPIVFNAFQGIMPQERLTWKFFRNGARSQKIEDADDFARLIDEWMEVPEAYQHYRDDFLDMRYPDDQTELISDLVGLAEEASGFTVKRYPFPRRNGDNGEPPVDLASGNGAAI; the protein is encoded by the coding sequence GTGGAAAATAAACTTCGTATACTGGTCCTCACTTCCAGCACGGGCGGCGGTCACGACGCTCGGGCGCAAGCTTTCGCGGAGTGGTGCTTTGAACTCTATCGCCATGGGGTGGACGTGCGCATCGAACAGATGCTCGAAAAGTCCTCGGTGGTGAGCCGTTCCGGGGTCAATCTCTACAATTGGATTCAGGTGCACATGCCGTTTCTCCACACGTTTTTCTATACGGCGGTGGAGGCGCTGAGTTACCTGAACCGATCGGGGGTGAGCATTGGTCGGGGTTACTACCGCGAGGTGCTCGACGAGTATCAGCCTCACTTGGTGTTAAGTGTGCACGACTGTTTGAACCGCGGGTATTTCCAATACGCCCGCGAACGTTTGGGTCGCGAGAATGTGCGCTGCGCCACCTATTGCGGGGAGTTCTCCGGCGGGTGGGGTTACAGTCGTAATTGGATCGAGCCCTCGGTGGATCTCTACGTATCGCGCACCGCCACGGCTCGTGATTTCGCGGTGAAGCACGGCATCCCGGTGGAGAAGACCAGCGTGCGGGGACACCTGATGCGTCCGAAAGCGGTCATGGATGTGATTCCGGCCGAGAAACGGTCGACCTACCTGCGCAAGCAATTGGGGCTCAAAGCCAATCGCTTCACCATCTTTCTGGCGACGGGCACCAACGGAGCCAACAATCACATGGTGCTGTTGGAGGCGCTCAAAAAGCACCACCGGCGAGTGCAGGTGATCGCGGTCTGCGGCCGCAACAAGGAGATCTACAATGAGCTGGTGCACTGGCGTTCCAACCATCCCAAACTGCCGCTCTATCTGGATGGATTTTCGGACGTGGTGCATGAGCTGATGCAGGTCAGCGATGTGATCGTGACGCGCGGGGGCACGACCAGTTGTGCCAAGGCGCTTCATTTCGGCTGCCCGATCGTGTTCAATGCTTTTCAGGGCATCATGCCGCAGGAGCGGTTGACCTGGAAATTTTTCCGCAATGGGGCGCGGTCGCAAAAGATCGAGGATGCCGACGATTTCGCCCGTTTGATTGATGAATGGATGGAGGTTCCCGAAGCGTATCAGCATTATCGGGACGACTTTTTGGACATGCGTTACCCGGATGATCAGACGGAGTTGATTTCGGACTTGGTCGGGTTGGCCGAGGAAGCATCGGGGTTCACGGTGAAACGGTATCCGTTTCCCCGTCGCAATGGTGACAACGGTGAACCTCCCGTCGACCTCGCCAGTGGCAATGGTGCGGCCATTTAG
- a CDS encoding aminotransferase class I/II-fold pyridoxal phosphate-dependent enzyme, which translates to MALTFFKRSPKAIIQRARDDYATKMRLKYAPYYLPMEKQCGTEIKLDGRDMIMLSSNDYLGLSFHPKVIEAGQKAMELWGTSPTGARSSNGSRAYHTQLEAKLAEFLGREACHIHAAGYLSCLTSVAAFAQKGDFILADKNIHSCLWDGVRLSMATVERFSHNNPEDLREVASTIESRRAKMLVIEGVYSMEGHIAKMPEIIGIGEEYGCFSVVDDAHGFGVLGRQGRGTVDHFGLNDQVDIICGSMSKSLASTGGFIAASHDVIEYLRTNSKQTIFSAAVPPSQAAVASAALDVMQNEPEHHERLWRNTKRYTDILKNLGLDTWGSETPAVPIVLGSRESVYRFWKALLEKGVFTVMSIAPAVPPGKDLIRTAISALHTDEQIDRIGDAMAYAVKKL; encoded by the coding sequence ATGGCCCTTACCTTCTTTAAGCGCAGCCCCAAGGCTATCATTCAACGAGCTCGCGACGACTACGCGACCAAGATGCGCCTCAAATATGCGCCGTATTACCTCCCCATGGAGAAACAATGCGGCACAGAAATCAAACTGGACGGACGCGATATGATCATGCTTTCGAGCAATGATTATCTGGGTTTGTCGTTTCATCCCAAGGTCATCGAGGCCGGACAAAAAGCGATGGAGCTCTGGGGCACCAGCCCCACCGGTGCCCGCTCGTCCAATGGCTCCCGCGCCTACCACACCCAGTTGGAAGCCAAACTGGCGGAATTTCTGGGTCGCGAGGCCTGTCATATCCACGCCGCCGGTTACCTGTCCTGCCTGACAAGTGTCGCCGCCTTCGCCCAAAAGGGAGATTTCATCCTCGCGGACAAAAACATCCACTCGTGTCTCTGGGACGGCGTGCGTCTCTCCATGGCCACCGTGGAACGCTTTTCGCACAACAATCCGGAGGACCTCCGCGAGGTCGCCTCCACCATTGAATCCCGCCGCGCCAAGATGCTCGTCATCGAGGGCGTCTATTCCATGGAAGGGCACATCGCCAAGATGCCTGAGATCATTGGCATTGGTGAAGAATACGGCTGCTTCAGCGTCGTCGACGACGCTCATGGTTTCGGTGTGCTCGGTCGGCAGGGTCGCGGCACGGTTGATCACTTCGGCCTCAATGATCAGGTCGATATCATTTGCGGCAGCATGTCCAAATCGCTGGCCAGCACCGGCGGTTTCATCGCCGCCTCCCATGACGTGATCGAGTATCTGCGCACCAACTCCAAGCAGACGATTTTCAGCGCCGCCGTTCCGCCTTCGCAAGCGGCCGTCGCCTCCGCCGCTCTCGATGTGATGCAAAACGAGCCCGAGCACCACGAGCGACTGTGGCGCAATACCAAGCGTTATACCGACATTCTGAAAAACCTCGGTCTCGACACGTGGGGCAGTGAAACTCCGGCCGTGCCGATCGTGCTGGGCTCGCGCGAGTCGGTGTATCGCTTCTGGAAGGCGCTGTTGGAAAAGGGTGTCTTCACGGTAATGTCGATCGCTCCGGCGGTTCCTCCCGGCAAGGATTTGATCCGCACCGCGATCTCGGCGCTGCACACCGACGAACAGATTGACCGCATAGGCGACGCGATGGCTTACGCCGTCAAAAAACTCTGA
- a CDS encoding phosphopantetheine-binding protein — MPKGDLEGQAGPDAPEAAAKPFTVEDESALRESLKRCSPATIEAAIAYRKTQEASHLPAVIIGVIERFVEPDLRPKLKEADDELRLVEDLGIDSLTMMEIVILVEDVLQMQINNEDLRNLRTVGDIKVFIDCKVRGLPPPKPTKFFPIEEIVSVMPIQAPFLFLNEATIAGSGAQGKYKITGQEFFLQGHFKDNPVMPASLMLEALGQLAVLYLLEGAVPDEGKIIDRTKIFFTSCEGVRCHRICRPGDLLSMSVKPKRTKMPLATFEGSIRVGQDKAAMAEEITLTFAYADAKKNAPAEAATTSSGSDRDDTHPPVAAAVNA, encoded by the coding sequence ATGCCTAAAGGAGACCTCGAAGGTCAAGCGGGCCCAGACGCCCCGGAGGCGGCCGCAAAGCCGTTTACAGTTGAAGACGAGTCTGCGTTGCGCGAATCCCTCAAGAGGTGTTCGCCAGCGACCATTGAGGCTGCCATCGCCTATCGTAAGACGCAGGAGGCCAGTCACTTGCCTGCCGTGATTATCGGTGTGATTGAGCGCTTTGTGGAGCCCGATTTGCGGCCCAAACTCAAGGAGGCGGACGACGAACTCCGCTTGGTCGAAGACCTCGGGATCGATTCCCTGACGATGATGGAGATCGTCATTCTGGTCGAAGACGTGCTGCAGATGCAGATCAACAATGAAGATCTCCGGAATTTGCGCACGGTGGGAGACATCAAGGTCTTCATCGATTGCAAGGTGCGGGGCCTGCCGCCGCCCAAGCCGACAAAATTTTTCCCGATCGAAGAGATTGTATCCGTGATGCCGATCCAGGCACCGTTTCTTTTCCTCAACGAAGCCACCATCGCCGGCAGCGGTGCGCAGGGGAAATACAAGATCACGGGCCAGGAGTTTTTCCTGCAGGGACACTTCAAGGACAACCCGGTGATGCCGGCGTCGCTCATGCTCGAGGCTCTCGGTCAATTGGCGGTGCTTTATCTTCTCGAAGGCGCCGTGCCGGATGAAGGCAAGATCATCGATCGCACCAAGATCTTCTTCACCTCGTGCGAAGGCGTGCGGTGTCATCGCATTTGCCGACCCGGTGATTTGCTTTCGATGTCGGTCAAACCCAAGCGCACGAAGATGCCGTTGGCGACGTTCGAAGGTTCCATTCGCGTGGGGCAGGACAAAGCGGCCATGGCCGAGGAAATCACGCTCACGTTTGCGTATGCGGACGCGAAGAAGAATGCGCCCGCCGAGGCCGCGACGACTTCCTCCGGTAGCGACCGTGACGATACCCACCCGCCGGTGGCAGCGGCCGTCAACGCCTGA
- a CDS encoding beta-ketoacyl-[acyl-carrier-protein] synthase family protein: MSKVFLTGLGFITSIGNDTPSVADNLRHLRHGVVKYPPFADEKIPVKVAAPVKGFDTESLDPEDWTYPSRYRVRREILRSMGPHGLYSYCAMLQAIEDAGLAPEDISNPNTGLFGASAGSPNLLTHYVRKMHEQGVMRCSPLGIVASISGTVQFNLVAHFKIQGASTGFASACASSSHAAGYAYDEIMLGRQDRMFVVGAEDGNVETILPFAGMRALSLNPDPNTASRPFDRGRDGFVGTGGATVLVLESEAEVARRGVVPYCEVAGWGQASDGHNVAISHPEGTGLARALERALKCAKADPTSVDYINAHATSTPIGDISEGKAIRTVFNPSGARPGISSTKALTGHGLSLAGAMETGFCAVAMREGFTPGSAHITAVDPALADLNILRETVDERPKIVINNSSGFGGANVALVLRAVPSAN, from the coding sequence ATGTCGAAAGTATTCCTAACCGGACTGGGTTTCATTACGAGTATCGGCAACGACACCCCGAGCGTTGCCGACAATTTGCGCCATTTGCGCCATGGCGTGGTGAAGTATCCACCGTTTGCGGACGAAAAGATCCCGGTGAAAGTCGCGGCCCCGGTGAAGGGATTCGACACGGAGTCCCTCGATCCGGAGGACTGGACTTACCCGAGCCGTTACCGGGTGCGTCGTGAGATCCTGCGCAGCATGGGCCCGCACGGACTTTACAGCTATTGCGCGATGTTGCAGGCGATCGAGGACGCCGGACTTGCGCCCGAGGATATTTCAAACCCCAACACCGGTCTTTTCGGCGCGTCGGCGGGATCGCCCAATCTGCTCACCCACTACGTTCGCAAGATGCACGAGCAGGGCGTGATGCGGTGTTCGCCGTTGGGTATCGTGGCATCGATTTCCGGCACGGTGCAGTTTAATCTCGTGGCCCATTTCAAGATCCAAGGCGCCTCCACGGGTTTTGCCTCGGCCTGTGCCTCTTCCTCGCACGCGGCCGGTTACGCTTATGATGAGATCATGCTGGGGCGTCAGGACCGGATGTTTGTGGTCGGCGCGGAGGATGGCAACGTGGAGACGATTTTACCGTTTGCCGGGATGCGGGCGCTTTCGCTCAACCCGGATCCGAACACCGCCTCGCGGCCGTTTGATCGCGGCCGGGATGGTTTTGTCGGCACGGGAGGCGCGACGGTGTTGGTGTTGGAGAGTGAGGCGGAAGTCGCACGTCGCGGCGTTGTGCCTTACTGTGAAGTCGCGGGATGGGGCCAGGCTTCGGACGGCCACAATGTGGCGATTTCCCATCCCGAAGGCACCGGTCTCGCGCGGGCATTGGAGCGGGCGCTCAAGTGCGCGAAGGCGGACCCGACCAGCGTCGATTACATCAACGCCCACGCCACCTCGACCCCCATCGGTGACATATCCGAAGGCAAGGCGATCCGCACGGTGTTCAACCCGTCCGGAGCCCGTCCGGGGATCAGTTCAACCAAGGCCTTGACCGGACACGGCCTGTCGTTGGCGGGCGCGATGGAAACGGGCTTCTGTGCGGTGGCCATGCGGGAAGGCTTCACCCCCGGCTCGGCGCATATCACCGCGGTGGACCCGGCTTTGGCCGATCTCAATATTCTGCGGGAGACGGTCGACGAGAGACCGAAAATTGTCATCAACAACAGTAGTGGTTTTGGCGGCGCAAATGTGGCCCTCGTGTTGCGGGCGGTGCCGTCGGCGAACTAA
- a CDS encoding glycosyltransferase codes for MIYFDVTKSAKAKQASGLMRVNRRLSEELGDAVTLVRWGESNPPWQPDDWYLTTETFDVAQRPGFGDFLERPPCRLAALFPDAIPLQHPKITWPHSVVRHPGYMMALAKFDHVFAISDAVKHDLTSYWQWAGTTARAAVSTLPLGADFDGSKRHPRRDDVPPPVLLCVGIVEPRKNQSFLLRVAEEMWARGGDFELHIVGRVNPHFGRPIAAEMRQITKRRPGFHFHEAATDEVLARLLARTRAVVFPTIAEGCGLPVLEALWRGLPCVCSDLPVLRENTEAGGCVPLPTNDLEAWTEGLQRLLTDDGQWRRLADVAAARPLPTWKESAAQIVRTLRA; via the coding sequence ATGATCTATTTCGACGTTACGAAGTCGGCGAAAGCCAAGCAGGCGTCGGGGCTCATGCGGGTGAATCGACGGTTGAGCGAAGAATTGGGCGACGCGGTCACGCTGGTGCGCTGGGGCGAAAGCAATCCACCGTGGCAGCCCGACGACTGGTATCTGACCACGGAAACTTTCGACGTCGCTCAGCGGCCGGGGTTCGGAGATTTTTTGGAAAGACCGCCCTGTCGGTTGGCAGCGTTGTTCCCCGATGCGATACCGCTGCAACATCCCAAAATCACGTGGCCGCATTCGGTCGTCCGGCATCCGGGATACATGATGGCGCTGGCGAAATTCGATCATGTTTTCGCGATTTCCGATGCGGTGAAACACGACCTCACGTCGTATTGGCAATGGGCGGGAACGACTGCCCGCGCGGCAGTGAGCACGTTGCCACTGGGGGCGGATTTCGATGGGTCGAAGCGACATCCCCGCCGGGACGATGTGCCGCCGCCGGTCTTGCTCTGTGTGGGAATCGTGGAGCCGCGGAAAAACCAGTCGTTTTTGCTGCGGGTCGCGGAGGAAATGTGGGCGCGCGGCGGCGATTTCGAATTACATATCGTCGGCCGGGTTAATCCTCATTTCGGTCGTCCGATCGCGGCGGAAATGCGGCAAATCACGAAACGGCGTCCGGGATTCCACTTTCACGAGGCGGCCACCGACGAGGTATTGGCCCGGCTGTTGGCCCGGACCCGGGCCGTGGTGTTTCCCACCATCGCGGAAGGGTGCGGCCTGCCCGTGCTTGAAGCGCTGTGGCGCGGGCTCCCGTGTGTGTGTTCGGACCTGCCGGTATTGCGTGAAAACACGGAAGCAGGGGGTTGTGTGCCACTGCCGACCAACGATCTCGAAGCATGGACCGAAGGCCTGCAACGGCTGCTCACCGACGATGGTCAGTGGCGCCGGTTGGCTGATGTGGCGGCGGCGCGACCGCTTCCCACCTGGAAGGAAAGCGCCGCTCAAATTGTGCGGACGCTGCGCGCTTAG